Sequence from the Bremerella volcania genome:
CTCAGGGGCATTCAACAATTGCTCGACGGTTGGCAACTGTTGCGGCTGGGATAGGTTCTGCGAGGCTTCGACGCAGCGAACCACTTCCGGGTGTTCCAGATAGCCGGCGTTCAATAGACGCGGAGCGTAAGAACCCGCGACCGACAGCGGACCCGTGGAAGCGACCGCAGGGTAGCGTTTTTCCGCGTTGCCGGTAGCAAACTCTTGCAGTGCCATACCGACCTGGCGGAGATTGTTTTCACATTGAAGTCGTGTTGCCAACATGCGTGAACTGGCCAGTGCCGGGAAGAAGATTGCTACGGCCGCGACACATGCCCCAACGGCCACCATCATATCCATCATGGTAAAGCGGGGACTGCCGCCGCCAATCGACTCAAAAGGTTGTTTGTCTTTAGGCGTCGGCGCGTTGGCGTCTTCGGGGGCTGCTGAATCGAGAACCTCGGCAAATAGGCTGGGGTTATCCAGAAGCGCACACGTACGTGTGGCAAGTCCGACCGGCGGGGCGGCCTCATCGAGGCCATCGGACAATAAGTTCAGGTGAGTTCGAAGTTGTTCCAGCTCGTCCGCAGTGCGAGGGTCTTCAGCAATTTGCTGCTCGACCGAGGCCTGCTCATTTTCATCCAGGGCTCCCATTAGGTAGCCCAACCAGTGCTCACGAGTCTTCGTCATCTGAGGTATAAATTTCGTTCCATGCTTCGGTTAACTTCTGCACTGCAGTATGCAGACGGCTCTTCACCGTACCGACCGGAATCTCCAAGATGTCCGCGGCTTCGCGGTACTTTAAACCTTGGTAGTAGACCAACACCACGGCGGTCTTCAATGATTCCGGCAGTTGCTGAACGGCATCACGCATCACGCGCTGACGTTCGTAATCGTCCATCTGTGCCATCGGCCCAGGCTCGGCACTTACCAACAAATCAACCAGCGAGCCGGTCTCTTGCTGTTCGGTGCCGTTGCCAGCGCGGTCCAAGCTAACCATTTTATGGCGCTTCGACTTACGCTGAGCGTCGATCGCCTGATTGGTGGCAATCGTGTACAGCCAGGGGCGAAAACGACGTCCTTCCTCGAAGGTATCGCACTTCAGATGCACTTGCAGAAAGGCAGCCTGAAATACATCCTCCGCCATTTCGGGATCTCCCAAGTACCGCCGCAGGTAGTTGAACAGCTCACGTTCGTAACGCTGCACCAACTTCTGGAAGTACTCTCGGTTCCCCGAATCTCGGTACGCCAACAGCAAATCCTCATCGGATTTGGGTTGAACGAGCGATGGGTCGGAATAACTCGACGTCATTTCAAGTGTGGCAGTTGTCATTTTCTACGAAGGTTCCCAGCAATGGTTCGAAATCCGTTTCCTGATGGGAGCAATCTTCACACAAACCTTGCAAAAGGCTTGTCGAAGGTGCCTTCCGACCATCGCCGCGATCCGTATTCTAGCACGCTTGCACCCCGGAAGGTGGTTCACGTGGGGAGATGGTCGAGAATTGACAGCCCCATGACAGGCTCATAAACTCGATCAACCCCTAATGCAACGCCCGTGCCGAAAGAGAAAAAATGAACGACACCAAATATAAATGGGCCGTTGCTGGCGACGTTAACGCCTTCTTTGGCTTGATGTTAGACAACATTGCCGATCTTTTGCTGACAATCGGCTTGCTAGCGGCCGTCTTTAACTTTCCTACAACATTCGCCATTGGACACATGGTGCCAGGGACGGCGATTGGGGTACTGGTAGGAGATGTGATCTTCTTCTGGATGGCCATGAATCTGGCGAAAAGGAGTGGCCGTAACGATGTAACTGCCATGCCTTTAGGGCTCGATACGCCGAGCACCTTTGGCATGGTGTTTTTCGTTTTGGGGCCATCGTTTCTCCTGGGAGTCCAGGAATTACAACTGACAGCAGAAGAGGCTGCTATCCGTACG
This genomic interval carries:
- a CDS encoding RNA polymerase sigma factor, with product MTTATLEMTSSYSDPSLVQPKSDEDLLLAYRDSGNREYFQKLVQRYERELFNYLRRYLGDPEMAEDVFQAAFLQVHLKCDTFEEGRRFRPWLYTIATNQAIDAQRKSKRHKMVSLDRAGNGTEQQETGSLVDLLVSAEPGPMAQMDDYERQRVMRDAVQQLPESLKTAVVLVYYQGLKYREAADILEIPVGTVKSRLHTAVQKLTEAWNEIYTSDDEDS